One Campylobacter concisus DNA window includes the following coding sequences:
- a CDS encoding vesicular transport factor Uso1p yields MINKIALAIVCLIAGFSLSFLKFQKEDEMPKDTNQTIYSINFDDLPEEEKQRYVSKDDLYEYGGYITPKSYMQNFVDDKDLNLSNNVNELQEQVRELSKKNEILAADNVDMSEKNLDFISKISEMKRNIENEKNEIVEKNQKALGELEAQHFENIQALTKRLNEAQADMIESSKAYEKKIIDLENAINDARSDDESKLKDAKASFNKFKESFEANYTALKEQNNELNATLAQKEALIKEYEKAQSEKDRGEKKEILILKEEIERVKNDADTQKFSYEKEINALNDGFETQKSVMEDELSKKANKIIDLQEALESNKTALKDRIYELEEIKKNLNSKDLMAQSYNGKNLELNASLAALHKSFDDLKQKSLKSEQENKLANENISSLKKELERANALNKKLEKQNLDANSTLSELSKKLSLSEESLKKSQEELKALDTKTTKFLKTLFDQNQTISLQSQKLGSNEGELKNLSSKLDLKDAKIKELEENVTKTSQMLLSKQSELETQKRTLKIDMQNYEILRQQINMLQKKIVDTSTFLTDNNKSGGKNLLSLQNELENAKQKLNESNKTIERLNSKINELSSTTHKGGSGSVNAQIVELQKDIEQNLNRQDELENENVNLKNILQATTKPETPTKLVLISSIECDDMDAKDKVSIMCKNRVSEFLQRFNSNYMYEIIPIVDKKNFVIPSNVAQNIKKDDLGKLNNYVNYGVGKERAKAAAELIKEEFGDFARISFSSEVIVKDVTRGFIIKVYR; encoded by the coding sequence TTGATAAATAAAATCGCACTAGCTATTGTTTGTCTGATAGCTGGCTTTTCTCTCTCGTTTTTGAAATTTCAAAAAGAGGACGAGATGCCAAAAGATACTAATCAAACGATTTACTCTATAAATTTTGATGATCTCCCTGAAGAAGAGAAGCAAAGATATGTAAGTAAAGACGATCTTTACGAGTATGGTGGCTACATCACGCCAAAGAGCTACATGCAAAATTTTGTTGATGACAAGGATCTAAATTTATCAAACAATGTAAATGAGCTTCAAGAGCAAGTGCGCGAGCTAAGCAAAAAAAATGAAATTTTGGCCGCTGATAATGTCGATATGAGCGAGAAAAATTTAGACTTTATAAGCAAAATTTCAGAGATGAAAAGAAATATCGAAAATGAAAAAAACGAGATAGTAGAAAAAAATCAAAAGGCTCTTGGCGAGCTTGAGGCGCAACACTTTGAAAATATCCAAGCTTTGACAAAGCGCCTAAATGAAGCGCAAGCTGATATGATAGAGAGTTCAAAGGCTTATGAGAAAAAGATAATCGACCTTGAAAATGCGATAAATGACGCTAGAAGTGACGATGAGAGCAAACTAAAAGATGCCAAGGCCAGCTTTAATAAATTTAAAGAGAGTTTTGAGGCAAACTACACCGCTTTAAAAGAGCAAAATAACGAGCTAAATGCGACGCTTGCACAAAAAGAAGCTCTTATAAAAGAGTATGAAAAAGCTCAAAGCGAAAAAGATAGAGGCGAGAAAAAAGAAATTTTGATTTTAAAAGAGGAGATCGAGCGAGTTAAAAATGACGCCGACACTCAAAAATTTAGCTACGAAAAAGAGATAAATGCACTAAATGATGGCTTTGAGACACAAAAGAGTGTTATGGAGGATGAGCTTTCTAAAAAGGCAAACAAGATAATCGATCTGCAGGAGGCTCTTGAGTCAAACAAGACCGCACTAAAAGATAGAATTTACGAGCTTGAAGAGATCAAGAAAAACCTAAACTCAAAAGATCTAATGGCGCAAAGCTATAATGGCAAAAATTTAGAGCTAAATGCCTCGCTTGCGGCACTTCATAAGAGTTTTGACGATCTAAAACAAAAGAGCCTAAAAAGCGAGCAAGAGAACAAGCTTGCAAATGAAAATATAAGCTCGCTTAAAAAAGAGCTTGAGAGGGCAAATGCCCTAAATAAAAAGCTTGAAAAGCAAAATTTAGACGCAAACTCAACTCTAAGTGAGCTAAGCAAAAAGCTAAGTTTAAGTGAAGAGAGCCTTAAAAAGAGCCAAGAAGAGCTAAAAGCGCTTGATACGAAGACAACTAAATTTCTAAAAACGCTATTTGATCAAAACCAAACCATCTCTTTGCAGTCGCAGAAACTTGGCTCAAACGAGGGCGAGCTAAAGAATTTGAGCTCAAAGCTCGATCTAAAAGATGCAAAGATAAAGGAGCTTGAAGAAAATGTCACAAAGACAAGTCAGATGCTCCTTTCTAAGCAAAGCGAGCTAGAAACTCAAAAAAGAACACTAAAGATCGATATGCAAAACTATGAAATTTTGCGTCAGCAAATAAACATGCTACAAAAAAAGATAGTCGATACCTCAACATTTTTAACCGATAACAACAAAAGTGGCGGCAAAAATTTACTAAGCTTGCAAAATGAACTAGAAAATGCAAAACAAAAGCTAAATGAGAGCAACAAGACGATCGAGCGGCTAAATTCAAAGATAAATGAGCTAAGCTCAACCACTCACAAAGGCGGTAGCGGTAGTGTAAATGCCCAGATAGTCGAGCTCCAAAAAGATATCGAGCAAAATTTAAACAGACAAGATGAGCTTGAAAATGAAAATGTAAATTTAAAAAATATCTTACAGGCTACGACAAAGCCAGAAACGCCAACAAAGCTAGTCCTCATCTCTAGCATCGAATGCGACGATATGGACGCAAAAGACAAGGTTAGCATAATGTGCAAAAACAGAGTGAGCGAGTTTTTGCAGAGATTTAACTCAAACTACATGTATGAGATCATCCCGATCGTGGATAAGAAAAATTTTGTCATCCCATCAAATGTCGCTCAAAATATCAAAAAAGATGACCTTGGCAAGCTAAACAACTACGTAAATTACGGCGTTGGCAAGGAGCGTGCAAAGGCAGCTGCTGAGCTTATCAAAGAGGAATTTGGCGACTTTGCAAGGATCAGCTTTAGCTCCGAAGTGATCGTAAAAGATGTGACGCGCGGCTTTATCATCAAGGTTTATAGATGA
- the mnmH gene encoding tRNA 2-selenouridine(34) synthase MnmH: MALFELDIEQWLEKRGEFEVLIDARSPHEYAYSHIKDALNLYALDDTEHKEVGTIYKSDRALAKSLGAKYICKNLQNIIDEVYKRAKVGSAVGIYCAKGGLRSSSVAYVLSMIGYRIYRLNGGYKAYRNHVLEFLERPLSTKFITLFGNTGCYKSKLIRALSPSIDLEAMANHLGSVFGAINGAQPSQKSFEDALFEKLITLKDQICFIEGESRRIGSLTLPKSLYEAMRSGICVEVRASLENRISCITSDYKSVDKAFFDECIKKISPFIDKEARDEAVAKFNENDIAKVAEILLTKYYDKVYKKNENIDVFVSSDNFEEAVKKLNLIRAEAKF, from the coding sequence GTGGCGTTATTTGAGCTTGATATCGAGCAGTGGCTTGAAAAAAGAGGCGAGTTTGAAGTCCTGATAGACGCTAGATCGCCGCATGAATATGCCTACTCGCATATAAAAGATGCTCTAAATTTATACGCACTTGATGACACTGAGCACAAAGAGGTAGGCACGATCTACAAAAGTGACAGGGCCCTAGCCAAGAGCCTTGGAGCAAAATACATCTGCAAAAATTTACAAAATATCATCGATGAGGTCTATAAAAGGGCCAAGGTTGGCTCAGCAGTTGGGATATACTGCGCAAAGGGCGGGCTTAGATCAAGCTCGGTTGCCTACGTGCTAAGCATGATCGGATATAGAATTTACAGACTAAATGGCGGCTACAAGGCTTATAGAAATCACGTTTTGGAGTTTTTAGAGCGTCCTTTAAGCACGAAATTTATCACTCTTTTTGGCAACACTGGCTGCTATAAAAGCAAGCTTATAAGAGCACTCTCACCATCAATAGACCTTGAAGCGATGGCAAATCACTTAGGCTCAGTCTTTGGCGCGATAAACGGCGCGCAGCCTAGTCAAAAAAGCTTTGAGGATGCACTCTTTGAAAAGCTCATCACGCTAAAAGATCAAATTTGCTTTATCGAGGGCGAAAGTAGAAGGATCGGCTCGCTAACACTTCCAAAAAGCCTTTATGAGGCGATGCGCAGCGGCATCTGCGTTGAGGTTAGGGCAAGTTTAGAAAATAGAATTTCTTGCATCACAAGCGACTATAAAAGCGTGGATAAAGCCTTTTTTGATGAGTGTATAAAAAAAATTTCGCCCTTTATAGACAAAGAGGCCAGAGATGAGGCGGTGGCTAAATTTAACGAAAACGACATCGCCAAAGTGGCTGAAATTTTACTAACAAAATACTACGACAAGGTCTATAAGAAAAATGAAAATATCGATGTTTTCGTAAGCTCCGACAACTTTGAAGAGGCTGTTAAAAAGCTAAATTTGATAAGAGCTGAGGCGAAATTTTAA
- a CDS encoding acetolactate synthase large subunit: MKQISGSQMISEALHEEGVEIVFGYPGGAALNIYDETYKQTYFKHVLVRHEQAAVHAADGYARVSGKVGVAFVTSGPGFTNAVTGLATAYSDSIPVVLISGQVPTFMIGTDAFQEIDAVGISRPCVKHNFLVNSVEELPRIIKEAFYIARSGRPGPVHIDIPKNVTSRLGDFVYPKEISIPSYKPTYKGNSKQIKKAAAAINEAKRPLLYIGGGAIASNASEIIRKFMKKTGIPAVETLMALGVLDAKDELNLGMAGMHGSYASNMALSECDLLISLGARFCDRVTGRTDEFAKHAKIIHIDIDPSSISKIINAHYPIVGDLTNVLSELYEEVKGEPKNYAPWREILDRYQKLNPLGYTDSDTVLKPQWVVEETAKIVGPEAIIATDVGQHQMWVAQFYPFNRARQLVTSGGLGTMGYGLPAAIGAKCAKPEHLVVNFTGDGSILMNIQELMTAYETNVPVINIILNNNFLGMVRQWQTFFYEKRYSSTDLSLQPDFVKIAEGFGGVGFVCKSKDEFKKALKEAIKSKKSALIDVRIDRFEDVLPMVPAGAAIYNMILKSKEEK, from the coding sequence ATAAAACAAATTTCTGGTTCACAGATGATAAGCGAAGCCTTGCACGAAGAGGGCGTTGAGATAGTTTTTGGCTATCCTGGCGGTGCAGCTTTAAATATCTACGACGAGACATATAAACAAACTTATTTTAAGCACGTCTTGGTTCGCCACGAGCAAGCTGCCGTTCACGCAGCAGACGGATACGCTAGGGTTAGTGGCAAAGTTGGCGTGGCTTTTGTGACAAGCGGTCCTGGCTTTACAAACGCAGTCACTGGTCTTGCCACGGCTTACAGCGACAGCATCCCAGTTGTGCTTATAAGCGGTCAAGTACCAACCTTTATGATCGGCACAGATGCCTTTCAAGAGATCGATGCAGTCGGCATTTCACGCCCCTGTGTCAAACATAACTTCTTGGTTAATAGCGTCGAGGAGCTACCTCGTATCATAAAAGAGGCGTTTTACATCGCAAGATCAGGCCGCCCAGGACCAGTTCATATCGATATCCCAAAAAACGTCACTTCAAGGCTTGGCGACTTTGTCTATCCAAAAGAAATTTCTATCCCAAGCTACAAACCGACATATAAAGGCAACTCTAAGCAGATCAAAAAAGCAGCAGCTGCGATAAATGAAGCAAAAAGACCACTTCTTTACATAGGTGGTGGTGCGATCGCATCAAATGCAAGCGAGATCATACGTAAATTTATGAAAAAAACAGGCATCCCAGCGGTCGAGACGCTTATGGCTCTTGGCGTGCTTGATGCAAAAGATGAGCTAAATTTAGGCATGGCAGGCATGCACGGCAGCTACGCTTCAAATATGGCTCTTAGCGAGTGTGACCTTCTCATCTCGCTTGGCGCTAGATTTTGCGATAGGGTCACAGGCAGGACAGATGAGTTTGCTAAACACGCAAAGATCATTCACATCGACATCGATCCAAGCTCTATCTCAAAGATCATAAACGCTCACTATCCGATAGTTGGCGACCTTACAAACGTGCTAAGCGAGCTTTATGAAGAGGTGAAAGGTGAGCCTAAAAACTATGCGCCTTGGAGAGAAATTTTAGATAGATATCAAAAGCTAAATCCACTTGGCTACACAGACAGCGACACTGTGCTAAAACCACAATGGGTAGTTGAAGAGACTGCAAAGATAGTTGGTCCTGAGGCTATCATCGCAACTGACGTCGGTCAGCACCAGATGTGGGTGGCGCAGTTTTATCCATTTAACCGCGCAAGGCAGCTTGTCACAAGTGGCGGCCTTGGCACGATGGGATATGGCCTGCCTGCAGCGATCGGCGCAAAGTGCGCGAAGCCTGAGCATTTGGTTGTAAATTTCACAGGCGATGGCTCGATACTTATGAATATCCAAGAGCTAATGACGGCTTATGAGACAAATGTCCCTGTCATAAACATCATCTTAAACAACAACTTCTTAGGCATGGTGCGCCAGTGGCAGACATTTTTCTATGAAAAGCGCTACTCATCAACTGATCTTAGCTTGCAGCCTGATTTTGTCAAGATCGCTGAGGGATTTGGCGGCGTTGGCTTTGTTTGCAAGAGCAAAGATGAGTTTAAAAAGGCTTTAAAAGAGGCGATCAAGAGTAAAAAATCAGCTCTTATCGACGTGAGGATCGACCGCTTTGAGGACGTGCTTCCTATGGTTCCAGCTGGGGCTGCGATTTATAATATGATATTAAAGAGCAAGGAAGAAAAATGA
- a CDS encoding tRNA1(Val) (adenine(37)-N6)-methyltransferase, with amino-acid sequence MILAQLENGYRYNSDTLVLYDFICSSVGEISGRVLDVGAGCGILGLLLKRDFKKIDLSMLDLLELNSEISSFNAKNNCLEARAITADFANFKDSEKFDLIISNPPFYHDGVTKSQNEHIKVSRYASSLNLKDFIRGISVNLKPHKRAFFCYAPDDLSEIAACLKEYKLNLVSLKFIHTKKDKPANLALLEVRNNSNSKLKVLPPLVMSKDGAHTKEASEIFKKADTNSVSYKEIA; translated from the coding sequence ATGATCTTGGCTCAGCTTGAAAATGGCTATCGCTACAACAGCGATACGCTCGTTCTTTATGATTTTATCTGCTCTAGTGTAGGCGAAATTTCTGGCAGGGTTTTGGACGTTGGAGCAGGGTGCGGGATACTTGGACTTTTGCTTAAGCGTGACTTTAAAAAGATAGATCTAAGCATGCTTGATCTTTTGGAGCTAAATAGCGAAATTTCAAGCTTTAACGCAAAGAACAACTGCTTAGAGGCTAGAGCTATAACGGCTGATTTTGCAAATTTTAAAGATAGTGAGAAATTTGATCTAATCATCTCAAATCCGCCTTTTTATCACGACGGTGTTACAAAAAGCCAAAATGAGCACATAAAAGTTAGTAGATATGCAAGCTCGCTAAATTTAAAGGATTTTATAAGAGGCATAAGCGTAAATTTAAAGCCACATAAAAGGGCATTTTTTTGCTATGCGCCAGATGATCTTAGCGAGATAGCGGCATGCTTAAAAGAGTATAAGCTAAATTTGGTGAGTTTAAAATTTATCCATACCAAAAAGGATAAGCCAGCAAATTTGGCTTTGCTTGAAGTGCGAAACAACTCAAACTCAAAGCTAAAAGTCCTGCCGCCTCTAGTGATGAGCAAGGATGGCGCGCACACGAAAGAGGCAAGCGAGATCTTTAAAAAAGCAGATACAAACAGCGTCTCTTACAAGGAGATAGCGTGA
- the trpC gene encoding indole-3-glycerol phosphate synthase TrpC — MILDEIIKKTKEDLKKRKADYPQEWLGRSLAYNPYVPRDVLGALRSSKDEPIKIIAEIKKASPSKGVIREDFEPIKIAQEYEQYANAFSILTEPHWFKGDIEYITQVRRYASKPILRKDFIVDKYQILEALVYGADFILLIAKALTQGELKELLDYAHHLGLEVLVETHDASDVKKAVFAGANIIGINHRNLDDFTMDMSLCEKLVPLLPNGKIIVAESGLYEHEQLCELNKIGVDAFLIGEHFMRQDDIKNAVKKIKEGE; from the coding sequence ATGATACTTGATGAGATCATAAAAAAGACAAAAGAGGATCTAAAAAAGCGAAAAGCTGACTATCCGCAGGAGTGGCTGGGCCGCTCGCTCGCATACAACCCATACGTGCCAAGAGACGTTTTGGGCGCACTTAGATCAAGCAAAGATGAGCCTATAAAGATCATAGCCGAGATAAAAAAAGCAAGTCCAAGCAAAGGCGTGATAAGAGAGGACTTTGAGCCGATCAAGATCGCTCAGGAGTACGAGCAATACGCAAATGCCTTTAGTATCCTAACGGAGCCTCACTGGTTTAAGGGTGACATCGAGTATATCACGCAGGTTCGCCGCTACGCCTCAAAGCCTATCCTTAGAAAAGACTTTATCGTTGATAAGTATCAAATTTTAGAAGCTCTTGTTTATGGAGCAGACTTTATCCTGCTCATCGCTAAAGCGCTAACTCAAGGCGAGCTAAAAGAGCTACTTGATTACGCGCACCACTTGGGGCTTGAGGTCTTAGTAGAGACACATGACGCGAGCGATGTGAAAAAGGCGGTCTTTGCAGGAGCAAATATAATAGGGATAAATCATAGAAATTTAGATGATTTTACGATGGATATGAGCCTTTGCGAGAAGCTCGTACCGCTTTTGCCAAACGGCAAGATAATAGTCGCCGAAAGCGGTCTTTACGAGCATGAGCAGCTTTGTGAGCTAAACAAGATCGGAGTTGATGCCTTCTTGATAGGAGAGCATTTCATGAGGCAAGATGATATAAAAAATGCCGTTAAAAAGATAAAGGAGGGCGAGTGA
- a CDS encoding lysophospholipid acyltransferase family protein: MILSKIRAIFFSITFVLSVFVVVFFMWLFNSKNRPIRKIWGRAQRFFGGYTLEVVGEFKDEANILLINHQSMLDIIVLEEVHPKNLCWIAKAQIGKIPIIGKILSLPKMIAVERENKHSLIKLLSEAKDRVENGRVLAIFPEGTRSQTKELLPFKGGAKLLVEKLNLKVQPIVIVGSDAMKVKEFSFKKADIKLFCLDLVDTSKQNWLEATRESMQKVLDENRK; encoded by the coding sequence GTGATCTTGTCAAAAATTAGAGCTATTTTCTTCTCTATCACATTTGTTCTTAGCGTTTTTGTCGTGGTATTTTTTATGTGGCTTTTTAACTCGAAAAATAGACCTATTAGAAAAATTTGGGGCAGAGCTCAGAGATTTTTTGGCGGTTATACACTTGAGGTGGTAGGTGAGTTTAAAGATGAGGCGAATATCTTACTAATAAATCATCAAAGCATGCTTGATATCATCGTGCTTGAAGAGGTGCACCCTAAAAATCTTTGCTGGATCGCAAAGGCGCAGATAGGTAAGATCCCGATCATCGGTAAAATTTTGAGCCTTCCAAAGATGATAGCGGTCGAGCGAGAAAATAAGCACTCGCTAATAAAGCTTTTAAGCGAAGCAAAAGACAGAGTAGAAAATGGCCGTGTTTTAGCGATATTTCCAGAAGGCACAAGGTCTCAAACCAAAGAGCTCTTGCCATTTAAAGGTGGCGCAAAGTTGCTAGTTGAAAAGCTAAATTTAAAGGTTCAGCCTATCGTAATCGTCGGAAGTGATGCGATGAAAGTGAAAGAATTTAGCTTTAAAAAAGCTGACATCAAGCTCTTTTGCCTTGATCTAGTCGATACCTCAAAACAAAACTGGCTAGAGGCGACTAGAGAGAGCATGCAAAAAGTCCTAGACGAAAATAGAAAATAA
- the ilvN gene encoding acetolactate synthase small subunit, protein MRRTISVIVLNEHGVLARISGLFAGRGYNIDTLTVAPIPESNFSRLSIVTSGDERVLEQIVKQLHKLIPTYKVIESGEFVEKEMALVKIPLGENFAGLEAILKSYNGIVTNTNENYIVVMVADDASRIENFLKSIKKFNPVDVVRGGSVIMDI, encoded by the coding sequence ATCAGAAGAACGATTTCGGTTATAGTTTTAAATGAACATGGCGTTTTGGCTAGGATTTCTGGGCTTTTTGCGGGCAGGGGCTACAACATCGACACGCTCACAGTCGCTCCGATACCTGAGAGCAACTTTTCAAGACTAAGCATCGTCACAAGCGGCGATGAGAGGGTTTTAGAGCAGATCGTAAAACAGCTTCACAAGCTCATCCCAACATATAAAGTCATAGAAAGTGGCGAATTTGTCGAAAAAGAGATGGCTCTTGTGAAAATTCCGCTTGGTGAAAATTTCGCTGGCCTTGAGGCGATACTAAAGTCATACAACGGTATCGTCACAAATACAAACGAAAACTACATCGTCGTCATGGTGGCTGACGATGCGAGCAGGATAGAGAATTTTTTAAAGTCAATAAAGAAATTTAACCCAGTTGACGTCGTGCGCGGCGGATCTGTGATAATGGATATATGA
- a CDS encoding HIT family protein yields MQHLCAPWRSEYFSAKKDSCVFCEVINSKEDDEKNGVLFRAKHCFGIMNLYPYSPGHFMIIPNHHTDKIEELDEQTWFEMSKFVRLGVEILKRELHAQGVNIGMNLGKAAGAGIAEHVHYHLVPRWSGDTNFITTIADVRVNGTPFHPLYQKLKKAFSGVI; encoded by the coding sequence ATGCAGCACCTTTGTGCCCCTTGGAGAAGCGAGTATTTCAGCGCAAAAAAAGATAGTTGTGTCTTTTGCGAGGTCATAAATTCAAAAGAGGACGACGAGAAAAATGGCGTGCTTTTTCGTGCTAAGCACTGCTTTGGGATCATGAATTTATACCCATATTCGCCAGGTCACTTTATGATCATACCAAACCACCACACCGACAAGATCGAGGAGCTTGACGAGCAGACGTGGTTTGAGATGAGTAAATTTGTAAGACTTGGGGTTGAAATTTTAAAGCGTGAGCTTCATGCTCAGGGCGTAAATATCGGTATGAATTTAGGCAAGGCAGCAGGTGCTGGCATAGCTGAGCACGTGCATTATCACCTTGTGCCAAGGTGGAGCGGGGATACAAATTTCATCACAACGATCGCCGATGTCAGGGTAAATGGTACGCCGTTTCATCCGCTTTATCAAAAGCTAAAAAAGGCTTTTAGTGGCGTTATTTGA
- a CDS encoding tetratricopeptide repeat protein, translated as MHWRKILIIFISVFFSTHLLADDNKSVNLRLMQALISQDSGDVNASIQTYLGLFKETNQKTYLKEAIKLAFATKNENLDSLMAEGENSLKDDSDFIRIKVANFVNLSKLNEAKELMQELATKEPNAQNLLMLGTICMMQNDTVTALKYFEEAYSLKPEEENLLRIVDILLNRMDNVNDATKYLEKFREEQGCTQKTCELLAEIYSQQRNFPKVIELFEEIYDITHDTSYLDKIVQYFVYAKNYKAAIEILKKYGYNDATLMDLYAATGNFGDAYVLAVKIYNDSRDLNFLAKAAIYEYEMNKDSLDEKKIADILDKFEASVPKLNNDMFFNYYGYLLIDHEIDPRKGVEMVQKALEISPESPYYEDSLAWGYFKLGECKKAKGIMSHAMKDVDFRSSKEAKEHLHLIERCIINLNKRLKK; from the coding sequence ATGCATTGGCGTAAAATTTTAATAATTTTTATAAGCGTATTTTTTAGCACGCATCTGCTTGCAGATGACAACAAAAGTGTAAATTTACGCCTAATGCAAGCTCTCATCTCGCAAGATAGTGGCGATGTAAATGCTAGCATCCAGACCTATCTAGGACTTTTTAAAGAGACAAATCAAAAGACCTATCTAAAAGAGGCGATCAAGCTAGCCTTTGCTACAAAAAATGAAAATTTAGATAGCCTCATGGCTGAGGGCGAAAATAGCCTAAAAGATGATAGCGACTTTATCAGGATCAAAGTGGCAAATTTTGTCAATCTCTCTAAGCTAAACGAGGCAAAAGAGCTGATGCAAGAGCTTGCCACAAAAGAGCCAAACGCTCAAAATTTGCTCATGCTTGGCACCATTTGCATGATGCAAAATGATACTGTAACGGCGCTAAAATACTTTGAAGAGGCATACTCGCTAAAGCCTGAAGAGGAGAATTTACTCCGCATCGTTGATATACTTTTAAACCGCATGGATAATGTAAATGATGCGACAAAATACCTCGAGAAATTCCGCGAGGAGCAGGGCTGCACTCAAAAGACATGTGAGCTTTTGGCTGAAATTTACTCTCAGCAAAGAAATTTCCCAAAGGTGATCGAGCTTTTTGAGGAGATCTACGACATCACTCACGACACCTCTTATCTTGACAAGATCGTGCAGTATTTTGTCTATGCTAAAAATTATAAAGCGGCTATTGAAATTTTGAAAAAATATGGCTACAACGACGCCACGCTGATGGATCTTTACGCTGCGACTGGAAATTTTGGCGATGCATACGTTTTGGCGGTTAAAATTTATAACGATAGCAGGGATCTAAATTTCTTAGCAAAGGCCGCTATCTACGAGTATGAGATGAATAAAGATAGCCTAGATGAGAAAAAGATCGCTGATATCTTAGATAAATTTGAAGCTAGCGTGCCAAAGCTTAATAACGATATGTTTTTTAACTACTACGGCTACTTGCTCATTGATCACGAGATAGACCCTAGAAAGGGTGTGGAGATGGTGCAAAAAGCCCTTGAGATCTCGCCAGAATCACCTTACTACGAGGACTCGCTAGCGTGGGGGTACTTCAAGCTTGGCGAGTGCAAAAAGGCAAAGGGCATAATGAGTCACGCGATGAAAGATGTTGATTTTAGGAGTTCAAAAGAGGCAAAAGAGCACCTGCATCTAATCGAGCGCTGCATAATAAATTTAAACAAAAGGCTTAAAAAATGA
- the lpxD gene encoding UDP-3-O-(3-hydroxymyristoyl)glucosamine N-acyltransferase, which yields MKLSEIALKVDATFSGEDLEIFALNSLKNANKAELTYCDGEKNAKFISTSNAGAILVTKSLLDLVPAGMVALVCDNPHLAFAILSKIYAKPLFCEPKPSNIAQSATIMPNVYIGSNVSVGENTIVMAGAFLGDNVTIGKNCIIHPNVVIYNDCVIGNECHLLANCVIGSDGFGYAHTKTGEHVKIYHNGNVVLGDFVEIGACTTIDRGVFESTMIANYTKIDNLVQIGHNCELGNGCLIVSQTGLAGSTVLGRNVVMGGQSGSAGHVSVGDFAQIAARGGVSKDLPGGKKYAGAYPIMELSEQFKLQAKILRFFKKN from the coding sequence ATGAAACTAAGCGAAATAGCCTTAAAAGTAGATGCTACTTTTAGTGGAGAAGATCTTGAAATTTTTGCTCTAAATTCTTTAAAAAATGCAAATAAAGCTGAGCTAACATACTGCGACGGCGAGAAAAATGCCAAATTTATAAGCACTTCAAACGCTGGAGCTATCTTGGTGACAAAATCGCTTTTAGACCTAGTGCCAGCTGGCATGGTAGCGCTTGTGTGCGACAACCCGCACCTTGCATTTGCCATCCTTAGCAAAATTTACGCTAAGCCGCTTTTTTGCGAGCCAAAACCATCAAATATCGCCCAGAGCGCCACTATAATGCCAAATGTCTATATAGGCTCAAACGTGAGCGTGGGCGAAAATACGATAGTGATGGCTGGAGCTTTTTTGGGCGATAACGTAACTATCGGTAAAAACTGCATTATCCACCCAAACGTAGTCATCTATAACGACTGCGTCATCGGCAATGAGTGCCACCTGCTAGCAAACTGCGTTATAGGCAGCGACGGCTTTGGCTATGCGCATACAAAAACTGGCGAGCATGTGAAAATTTATCACAACGGCAACGTTGTTTTGGGCGATTTTGTCGAGATCGGAGCTTGCACGACGATAGATCGTGGCGTTTTTGAAAGCACGATGATCGCAAACTACACAAAGATAGATAATCTCGTTCAAATAGGTCATAACTGCGAGCTTGGAAATGGCTGCCTCATCGTCTCACAAACTGGACTTGCTGGCTCAACAGTGCTAGGCAGAAACGTCGTCATGGGCGGACAAAGTGGCTCAGCTGGTCACGTAAGTGTCGGAGACTTTGCTCAGATCGCAGCACGCGGTGGCGTTAGCAAAGACCTACCTGGCGGCAAAAAATACGCTGGAGCATATCCGATAATGGAGCTTTCAGAGCAGTTTAAACTACAAGCAAAGATATTGAGATTTTTTAAGAAAAACTAA
- a CDS encoding YkgJ family cysteine cluster protein, giving the protein MRAEGFSYEFDPSFCESCGGKCCTGESGYIWIDEGEILKFCAAFDMPKDEFESKFLIKVGVRRSIKEKPYDDGFACIFFDEKNKNCSVYKLRPKQCRTFPFWDYFKKNLKELRAECIGVKF; this is encoded by the coding sequence GTGAGGGCTGAGGGTTTTAGCTATGAGTTTGATCCTAGCTTTTGCGAGAGTTGCGGAGGCAAATGCTGCACTGGCGAGAGTGGCTACATCTGGATAGATGAGGGTGAAATTTTAAAATTTTGCGCCGCTTTTGATATGCCAAAAGATGAGTTTGAGAGCAAATTTCTAATAAAAGTGGGCGTAAGACGAAGCATCAAAGAAAAGCCTTATGATGACGGTTTTGCTTGCATATTTTTTGATGAGAAAAATAAAAACTGCTCGGTTTATAAGCTAAGACCTAAGCAGTGCAGGACATTTCCGTTTTGGGATTATTTTAAAAAAAATTTAAAGGAGCTAAGAGCAGAATGCATTGGCGTAAAATTTTAA